The Lentisphaera araneosa HTCC2155 genome has a segment encoding these proteins:
- a CDS encoding cation diffusion facilitator family transporter yields MDKNDEYSKLSRRAIQFSMATGLILLISKFIAWNFTGSATLLSSLTDSSLDFLASMLSFAVLTYSLKPADEDHRFGHGKAEGLAAVFQSGIVLIAGLSVLYQAGVRLFDPAPMEKTGLAIGIMLFSLALTLALITYQQKVYNITGSLVVKADRAHFVSDILANAGAIVALILAYVGVSYADAIGGIVVALLIVKAAWEVFEHALEMLLDHELPQEDVKEFEQMIEDERNILGYHDVRTRRSGKTLFFQVHLEFEDQALLSEAHDIADRIEKKVQQRWEDSECLVHMDPISAVDEELIARRQTLKPS; encoded by the coding sequence ATGGATAAAAACGATGAATATAGCAAACTCAGTCGGCGAGCGATTCAATTTTCGATGGCCACGGGGCTTATTCTGCTTATCTCAAAATTTATAGCTTGGAATTTTACGGGTTCAGCGACCTTGCTCTCCTCTTTAACTGACTCGAGCCTCGATTTTTTAGCTTCAATGCTAAGTTTTGCCGTCTTAACTTATTCGCTTAAACCCGCCGATGAGGATCACCGCTTTGGCCACGGCAAAGCTGAAGGCTTGGCTGCTGTTTTTCAATCGGGCATTGTATTGATTGCGGGGCTCAGTGTTTTATATCAAGCTGGTGTGCGCTTATTTGATCCCGCACCCATGGAGAAAACGGGCTTGGCTATTGGCATTATGCTTTTTTCTTTGGCTTTAACTTTAGCCCTCATTACCTATCAGCAGAAAGTTTATAATATTACAGGCTCTTTAGTGGTGAAGGCCGATCGCGCCCATTTTGTTTCCGATATCCTGGCCAACGCGGGCGCAATTGTGGCCTTAATTCTAGCTTATGTAGGCGTTTCCTATGCGGATGCCATAGGTGGCATTGTGGTGGCTTTGTTGATTGTGAAAGCTGCCTGGGAAGTTTTTGAACACGCCCTGGAAATGCTCTTAGATCACGAACTTCCCCAAGAAGATGTGAAAGAGTTTGAGCAAATGATTGAGGATGAAAGAAATATCTTGGGTTATCACGATGTGCGAACGCGTCGCTCTGGAAAAACTTTATTCTTTCAAGTGCATTTAGAATTTGAGGATCAAGCACTCTTGAGTGAGGCCCACGACATTGCTGATCGCATCGAGAAAAAAGTCCAGCAACGTTGGGAAGATTCAGAATGTTTAGTGCACATGGATCCCATTAGCGCGGTGGACGAAGAACTTATTGCTCGTCGCCAAACGCTAAAACCGAGCTGA
- the epmA gene encoding EF-P lysine aminoacylase EpmA, whose translation MSRLNSLKQRSDLLQALRRFFWQRDFIEVETPIRLLTPALEDYIDAIPANGKFLRTSPELHMKRLLCEGAEKIFQIGACFREHEHGERHREEFTMLEWYEAHCDYRKIADDLQALFKFCSKELACREDYFSQTFEVLSLEDAFGSYAKISLDESIAQNNFEEILCFEVEPHLGKERPTLINDYPASMAALSRKKPNAPHLAERFEVYVDGLELANAYSELTDAQEQRQRFVECQDLRTSQKRITYDLDENFLQALEKGMPEAGGIALGVDRLAMVLFGHKDISSVLAFGDEQ comes from the coding sequence TTGTCTCGTTTAAACTCACTCAAGCAGCGCAGTGACCTTCTACAGGCTCTGCGCCGTTTTTTTTGGCAGAGGGACTTTATCGAAGTTGAAACTCCCATTCGCCTACTCACCCCTGCACTCGAAGATTACATAGATGCGATTCCCGCAAATGGAAAGTTTTTGCGAACCTCGCCAGAACTACACATGAAGCGTTTGCTCTGTGAAGGCGCAGAGAAAATCTTTCAAATTGGTGCCTGCTTTCGCGAACATGAACACGGTGAGCGCCATCGCGAAGAATTCACCATGCTCGAATGGTATGAAGCTCATTGCGATTACCGCAAAATTGCCGATGACTTGCAGGCTCTCTTTAAATTTTGTTCAAAAGAACTCGCCTGCCGTGAAGACTATTTCTCACAAACATTTGAAGTCCTCAGTCTCGAAGACGCCTTCGGGTCATACGCAAAAATCAGCCTCGACGAAAGCATCGCACAAAATAATTTTGAAGAAATTCTCTGCTTTGAAGTGGAACCTCACTTGGGCAAAGAGCGCCCCACACTAATCAATGATTATCCCGCCTCGATGGCTGCCCTCTCCCGCAAAAAGCCAAATGCTCCTCACTTAGCTGAACGTTTTGAAGTCTATGTCGATGGCCTCGAACTCGCCAATGCTTACTCAGAACTCACCGATGCCCAAGAACAGCGTCAAAGATTTGTGGAATGCCAAGATTTGCGAACTTCGCAAAAACGCATCACTTATGATTTGGATGAAAACTTTCTCCAGGCCCTAGAAAAAGGCATGCCCGAAGCTGGGGGCATTGCCCTCGGAGTCGATCGCCTCGCCATGGTTCTCTTTGGTCACAAGGATATCAGCTCGGTTTTAGCGTTTGGCGACGAGCAATAA
- the efp gene encoding elongation factor P, which translates to MAVIGVEQLKKNIKLKIDGQPHTVTDFNFTKPGKGQAVYRCKLKNLITGNTFDRSWRSGDNVEKADLSTKQLIFSYVEDNAFVFMDGETYDQVMLSKDVVGDNEHFLIDDGEVEVLFFEDRAIDVQMPNFVVKPIHKSEPGVKGDTATNVTKPAYTDTGLELHVPIFINEGDLVKIDTRNGEYVERVNAKK; encoded by the coding sequence ATGGCTGTAATCGGCGTCGAGCAACTTAAGAAAAACATCAAACTCAAAATTGATGGTCAACCTCACACAGTAACGGATTTCAATTTTACTAAGCCCGGTAAAGGCCAAGCAGTTTACCGCTGCAAACTCAAAAACCTTATCACGGGCAATACTTTTGATCGCTCATGGCGCTCAGGTGATAATGTTGAGAAAGCTGATCTCTCTACAAAACAACTCATTTTCTCTTACGTCGAAGACAACGCTTTTGTTTTCATGGATGGCGAAACTTACGATCAAGTGATGCTCAGTAAAGACGTCGTTGGCGATAACGAGCACTTCCTCATCGACGATGGTGAAGTTGAAGTCCTTTTCTTCGAAGACAGAGCTATTGACGTTCAAATGCCTAACTTTGTTGTTAAACCCATTCACAAGTCTGAGCCTGGTGTAAAAGGTGATACAGCCACAAACGTAACTAAGCCTGCTTATACTGATACAGGCCTCGAACTTCACGTTCCAATCTTCATTAACGAAGGCGACCTCGTAAAAATCGATACGCGTAATGGCGAATACGTTGAGCGAGTTAACGCTAAGAAGTAG